One window of the Planctomycetia bacterium genome contains the following:
- a CDS encoding DNA cytosine methyltransferase: MFCRESMARDRSRFTVGCLFAAIGGFCRAFQECGATVLWANEKDRFARDTFVRNFPDVRHIHKPVEDLSVIGDALETVDAITAGFPYQPFSVAGEKLGLKNERGTLFL; encoded by the coding sequence ATGTTCTGCCGGGAGAGTATGGCGCGTGATCGCAGCAGGTTTACGGTAGGCTGTTTGTTCGCCGCAATCGGTGGCTTCTGCCGCGCGTTTCAGGAATGCGGCGCGACGGTCTTGTGGGCGAATGAAAAGGACCGCTTTGCGCGGGACACCTTCGTCAGAAACTTCCCCGACGTTCGCCACATCCATAAGCCGGTTGAAGACCTGTCGGTCATCGGCGACGCGTTGGAGACGGTTGACGCAATCACGGCCGGTTTTCCTTACCAACCTTTTTCTGTCGCCGGAGAGAAGCTGGGACTAAAGAATGAACGCGGGACGCTATTCTTGTGA